GCTATTCCAATATTCCAATTACAGCATCCTTCCTGCATCTCCAGTATATTTAGATATTATTTAGAATGTTTCAAACAAAATTTTTGATAACTGAGTGTCCTGATTTCGTTTCAGTATTTTTCGATATAAGGGAGCAGGGGCTTGACTAGTTGAAATTTTCGAATAGGATGATGACATGACCGAAGAGGCAGGCAGAAATGACCCGCAGATGATGGGTGCGCTTAAAGATTCAAATGAGGAATCCACTGGAGCCAGATTTATTCCCGATCTTTTTTTGTTGCAGTATATTTCGATCATCCCTAAGGGTTTCGCCCTCGACCTGGGAGCCGGAAAAGGAAGAAACACAATGTTCCTTGCAGAACACGGCTTTGAAGTAGACGCTTTCGATAGGGATTCAGAATCGGTAGCGCATTTGCAAAACACAGCAAGCGAACGAGGAATGCCTGTAAGAGCGATAAAGAACGAATTAACAACTCTTACAATACTTCCCAAACGATACTCTCTTGCTATTGCGGCATGGGTCCTCATGTTTCTGAGACGCGGCGAACGAGAAGGTCTTGTTAAAATGGCAATTAGAGGACTTGTACCTGAAGGGTACCTATATCTGGGTGTTTTTTCTTCAGAAGACCCAGGCTATGAGATGTGCAAGGCTGATTTTGAAGAGATCGAGGAACGCACTTTTTTTGTCCCTAAGCGCAAGATGACAATCCATTACTTCGTCGCCGAAGAAGTCCAGGCCATGGTCAAAGGTTTGGAGGTTATTGCTTTCAAGAAGGGGTACGAGATGGATATCGGTCATGGAAACCCGCACTATCATGGAAAGATTGAAGTCCTGGCAAAACTTCCCAAAGAATGAATTAACTTGTCTTAAGCTTGACTTGAGTTAGACAAAACCTATAATTGACATCATGCCGTTAAGAGAATTTAAATGCAAAAAATGCGGTAACTTCTTCGATTTTCTTATCTTAAGTAAGAACGATGAAGATGAGCTGCAATGCCCAGCATGTAATTCACAGGATTTAGAACAGCTTTTTTCTGTCTTTGGTGTAGCCGGAGCGGTCGAAAAACCTCTTAGCACGGGTAGCAGTGGATGCTCTGCCTGCGGTGGCGGAACCTGCTCAACATGCGGACATTAGTTCGAAAATTCCTGATTCTCCTTGAAATATAACTTAGGATTTATCAGTTAAGCGATGATTTTTTAAAAGCTGGTATAATAGATACGCCTTGCTTCCTCTGTATCGTTTTCTTGAAGCGCTTCCTGTAACATCTTGAGGTATTTAAGATGTTCAGAGTCAACACCGTCTTTGATATCCGTGGCGGAAAGTGTTTTATATGTATCGCTTACGTCTTCAATCCACTCTGTTCGATATCCCGCGTCATTGTGGAGAACGTCAAAGGTTCTATCTACAGGCTCCCAGTTCTCATCTTTAGCTGGCGCACAGAAACGGGCTAACCAGGGTGAGCTTGCACCCCAAATGCCTAGATTATCGTGGCGGTATCTTGAAATAAGCATATCCGCTATACCATCAGTGTCATAATCGTAAAGGCCATCAGAACCTTCGTATATCACGGCAATGGAATCCGTCTTGGGAGGTTGAAATATGAAGAAAGCATTGACGCGGAAACCGGTTCCTGAACATCCGGTACGAATTAGAGCGATCTCACGTTTTGTTCCGCCTTCAAACTCAAAAGGCTCCTTTTCGATGCTGAACCACCCCAGCTCGCCTATCTCCTGAGAATTATAGAGAAGACTCCCTCTTGTATCATTAATTGTGATATTAAAATCGAAAATCCCGATTGACCGGACATCCGGATCCATATCCTCGCTCTCGATTATAAGTGTTTCTCCTACTTTATCGCCGTTCAAATCTACAAGGATAGCGGCCCTGTCACCTGGTTTATACGTCTCTGAAGGTTCTGAACTTATTATCGAAAATATTACTGACAGCAAGACAAACATCATCGCCTCCGCGCGATTTTGAATTTTATTATTAAGATGAGTATACCGTCAAAGCCTGGCCGGTCAAGCCGGTTGATATATCTGAGGATCTAACTCTTTTGTTGTTGACAGATGCAATCACGAATGGAGGGGCTAATCGTTCCTTGCCCAGCGGACGCTCTCTTGAGTTTCTTCGAGATCTTTTTCTGAAAGCCCCAGGTAAGGCAGTGCATTGTCTGGAATCTCTATAGGCAAAGGGTCCGGTCCTGTATTAAAACCTTCAAGGAAGTTGGCTGAAGCAGCGAAACCAGAGATGAGGGATTCATCAATGGTGCAGTAGTAGAATCGTCCGTTGCGGCCGATAAGGGAAAGATTTTTGAAGCGGTTAAGATAATCGAAGATGACGCCAAGCGTTTTGCGATATTCCACACTCCAGAAGGGATACGCCCTTTCAAAAACATACTTTTCAGCAGAACCAATCTCTTTGCCTCCAAGGAGTCCAAGCTTTTTACCGGTTTTTAAGGTTATTGATAAAAGCTCTTCTTTTGAAGCGTTCCAGAAAGCGTCCCCCCTGTTGGCAAAGAATTCGACTACAAGAGAGGAGTGCCGAGCGTCGGGCACCATATCTATGCTCCAGTTCTTGGGTTCATGCCAGCGTCCGAACGGAACTGACTCGTCAGGAAAGTATATCCAGGAATCATCCGTTACGTTTTCCGAGTTGATGCGTACGAAAAGAATGACGAGTGACCGGTAGGTTAAATTCATAGCCGCGTTCAGAACCTCTCGTGGAGGAGGAGGATCAAGAGCTTTGATAAAAAGATCCAGGTCTATGGATGAGGCAATCCATTCAGGAGTCAGGGTCCTCTTTTCACCCCTGCTGTTCGTGCTCGTAACCTTGGTTATCCGTTTGCCGTCATGCTCTATTCTTGCCACCTCTTCGGCAAGATGAACCTTTCCTTTCAAGTCTGTTATTCCATTTTCTAAATAATGGGAAATCTGACCTATGCCGTGTCTTGGGTAAAGAAAGCGGTCAACAAGAGTGGCAATATCGCCCTTACGAGAAAGAAACTCGCTTACGATCTTGCCCAGAGAAAGTCCCTTGATTCTCAAAGATGCCCAATCCGCCGATATCGATTTTGGGGCAACGCCCCATACCTTCCGGGTGTAATTCTCGAAGTTAAACTCGTAAAGCGCTCTTCCGAAGCGGTGGATCATCCAGTCTTCGTATGAATCTTCCTTTCTGTTTTTGCGGCCCCTCGCTTTTTCGGCAACGTAATCCTTAAGCATCCTCAAGGAATGGGTTACAGGGAGTTTTATCGCGACGTCATTAAACCTGACAGGATAATCAAAAAACCTGCCGTTCAGATAAAAGCGGCTCTTGCGAGGCGTTAATATAAGTTCATCACCGAGAAGCTTCTTTAGAAATGGAACAAGATAGCGCGACGGACTGTAATATCGATGTCCCCCAAGATCGTAATAGTATCCGTCAGGCGTTCGCCGCGTAAGGGCCAAGCCCCCTGAGACATTAAGT
This genomic window from bacterium contains:
- a CDS encoding NAD(P)-binding protein, with product MPVNPCILVLGGGTAGLGAAYLAAKAGAATEVIEKLNVSGGLALTRRTPDGYYYDLGGHRYYSPSRYLVPFLKKLLGDELILTPRKSRFYLNGRFFDYPVRFNDVAIKLPVTHSLRMLKDYVAEKARGRKNRKEDSYEDWMIHRFGRALYEFNFENYTRKVWGVAPKSISADWASLRIKGLSLGKIVSEFLSRKGDIATLVDRFLYPRHGIGQISHYLENGITDLKGKVHLAEEVARIEHDGKRITKVTSTNSRGEKRTLTPEWIASSIDLDLFIKALDPPPPREVLNAAMNLTYRSLVILFVRINSENVTDDSWIYFPDESVPFGRWHEPKNWSIDMVPDARHSSLVVEFFANRGDAFWNASKEELLSITLKTGKKLGLLGGKEIGSAEKYVFERAYPFWSVEYRKTLGVIFDYLNRFKNLSLIGRNGRFYYCTIDESLISGFAASANFLEGFNTGPDPLPIEIPDNALPYLGLSEKDLEETQESVRWARND
- a CDS encoding zinc ribbon domain-containing protein; its protein translation is MPLREFKCKKCGNFFDFLILSKNDEDELQCPACNSQDLEQLFSVFGVAGAVEKPLSTGSSGCSACGGGTCSTCGH
- a CDS encoding methyltransferase domain-containing protein, which produces MTEEAGRNDPQMMGALKDSNEESTGARFIPDLFLLQYISIIPKGFALDLGAGKGRNTMFLAEHGFEVDAFDRDSESVAHLQNTASERGMPVRAIKNELTTLTILPKRYSLAIAAWVLMFLRRGEREGLVKMAIRGLVPEGYLYLGVFSSEDPGYEMCKADFEEIEERTFFVPKRKMTIHYFVAEEVQAMVKGLEVIAFKKGYEMDIGHGNPHYHGKIEVLAKLPKE